GGCGCAATTCAGCGGCATTGGCAGCAATGTTGATGGAGGTGCGGCCTGCATACTGGGCAGCCAGAGAAACACATTCACGCGCATCAATGGATGAGGTGTGTTTGAATCCACGCCGGGTCATCTCTGTTACAAGTTCCTCATGCCTCGCAAAAAGTTGCTGCGGGTCAACCAATCCGCCAGAAAGAAAACCTGACCTTACCCCACTGCGTATACCACTTGTAAGTTAGTGGTTCCCAATGGGTTGCAGGTTATATTCTTTGCCCGAAATTCTTCCGGTGTCAGCCAGCCTAAGGAACTGTGCGGTCGCCGCTGGTTGTAATCCTGCCGCCAGGCTTCGACTGTTCTGCGGGCATCGTGCAGGGACAGAAACACGTTCTGATTTAAGCACTCATCTCGGAATTTTCCGTTAAAGCTTTCAATGTGTCCATTATCTGTGGGCTTCCCTGGACGAGTGAACTCTATCTGCACGCCGTGTTCAAAAGCCCAGGTATCCAGGGCGTTACCGCTAAATTCTGGCCCGTTATCAACCTTGATACGTTGCGGCAGCCG
Above is a window of Desulfovibrio desulfuricans DSM 642 DNA encoding:
- a CDS encoding integrase core domain-containing protein — its product is RLPQRIKVDNGPEFSGNALDTWAFEHGVQIEFTRPGKPTDNGHIESFNGKFRDECLNQNVFLSLHDARRTVEAWRQDYNQRRPHSSLGWLTPEEFRAKNITCNPLGTTNLQVVYAVG